The proteins below are encoded in one region of Engystomops pustulosus chromosome 8, aEngPut4.maternal, whole genome shotgun sequence:
- the LOC140076047 gene encoding protein kinase C delta type-like: MSSPSGEKGEDMKRKRETEENDLPKNKIIKISDEEPNICGQASNPGGSKNHRSLSDQNQVPSNHSSGGQKRKLEEDEEEANKKCKLDDNGAATPISTIAPLGLARFNFIKELGRGGFGFVFLASAKDKNSNVAIKVLKKFNKEKIQLEKRVLQHVAGNPYICRLFATFQTPSFAFLVMELLPGGDLERLLEAEGPVDVKTTALCTAEIICGLQHMHKLGVIHRDIKTKNITIDHQGHIRICDFGVAVENMFRGKTIFGGAGTAYYKSPEMITGGPVGSSSDWWSFGVLLFRLLTNEYPFGTCRTMRQLKDVVVAGDPRFPDNFTTESKDIITNLLSKQQLKRLGYCGDIRQHPFYAEIDWERVEAKATDPPFLPWMDTSPPASLPSDLPFLQDQEGDRCHPEVQTIQDFSYEDPDWLLHQES; this comes from the coding sequence ATGTCGTCCCCTTCAGGGGAAAAGGGGGAAGACATGAAGAGGAAGAGGGAGACGGAAGAGAACGATCTacctaaaaataaaatcatcaaaattAGTGATGAAGAACCGAACATCTGCggacaggcctcaaaccctggaggatctaaaaacCACAGGTCCCTGTCTGACCAAAACCAAGTTCCCTCCAACCATTCCTCTGGAGGCCAGAAGAGGAAACTGGAAGAGGACGAGGAAGAGGCCAACAAAAAATGTAAGCTGGATGACAATGGAGCTGCCACCCCTATAAGCACCATCGCTCCCCTTGGACTGGCACGCTTTAATTTCATCAAAGAACTTGGCAGAGGAGGTTTTGGCTTTGTGTTCCTGGCATCAGCTAAAGATAAAAACAGCAACGTGGCCATTAAAGtgctaaaaaaattcaataaagaaaaaatcCAGCTGGAGAAGAGGGTGCTGCAGCACGTAGCCGGAAATCCCTACATTTGCCGCTTATTTGCCACCTTCCAGACACCATCATTTGCCTTTCTGGTTATGGAGCTCCTCCCTGGTGGCGACCTCGAGAGACTACTGGAGGCAGAGGGACCCGTTGATGTCAAGACCACCGCCCTGTGTACAGCCGAAATCATCTGCGGTCTgcaacacatgcacaagcttGGCGTAATCCATCGGGACATAAAAACTAAAAACATCACCATCGATCACCAGGGGCACATAAGGATATGTGATTTCGGAGTGGCAGTAGAGAACATGTTCAGGGGCAAAACCATCTTTGGAGGTGCTGGAACCGCCTATTATAAATCCCCAGAAATGATCACCGGTGGCCCCGTTGGTTCATCTTCCGATTGGTGGTCGTTCGGAGTTTTGTTGTTTCGGCTACTTACCAATGAATACCCATTTGGAACATGCAGGACAATGCGGCAACTTAAGGATGTGGTTGTGGCAGGAGATCCCAGATTCCCAGACAATTTCACCACCGAGTCAAAGGACATAATAACGAACCTGCTCAGCAAACAGCAACTCAAGCGTCTGGGATATTGTGGAGACATACGCCAGCACCCATTTTATGCTGAAATAGACTGGGAGAGAGTAGAGGCAAAAGCTACAGATCCTCCTTTTCTACCCTGGATGGACACCAGCCCTCCCGCCAGCCTGCCCTCCGACCTGCCCTTCTTACAGGACCAAGAAGGTGACCGCTGTCATCCTGAAGTCCAGACCATCCAAGACTTCTCCTATGAAGATCCTGACTGGCTCCTCCACCAAGAGAGCTAA
- the LOC140075015 gene encoding protein kinase C delta type-like, producing the protein MSSPSGEKGEDMKRKRETEENDLPKNKIIKISDEEPNICGQASNLGGSKNHRSLSDQNQVPSNHSSGGQKRKLEEEEEEANKKCKLDDNGAATPISTIAPRGLARFDFLKELGRGGFGFVFLASAKDKNSNVAIKVLKKFNIDKIQLEKRVLQHVAGNPYICRLFATFQTPSFAFLVMELLPGGDLERLLEAEGPLDVKTTALCTAEIICGLQHMHKLGVIHRDIKTKNITIDHQGHIRICDFGVAVENMFRGKTIFGGAGTAYYKSPEMITGGPVGSSSDWWSFGVLLFRLLTNEYPFGTCRTMRQLKDVVVAGDPRFPDNFTTETKDIITNLLSKQQLKRLGYCGDIRQHPFYAEIDWERVEAKATDPPFPPWMDTSPPASLPSDLPFLQDQEGDPCHPEVQTIQDFSYEDPDWLLHQES; encoded by the coding sequence ATGTCGTCCCCTTCAGGGGAAAAGGGGGAAGACATGAAGAGGAAGAGGGAGACGGAAGAGAACGATCTacctaaaaataaaatcatcaaaattAGTGATGAAGAACCGAACATCTGCGGACAGGCCTCAAACCTTGGAGGATCTAAAAACCACAGGTCCCTGTCTGACCAAAATCAAGTTCCCTCCAACCATTCCTCTGGAGGCCAGAAGAGGaaactggaagaggaggaggaagaggccaaCAAAAAATGTAAGTTGGATGACAATGGAGCTGCCACCCCTATAAGCACCATCGCTCCCCGTGGACTGGCACGCTTCGACTTCCTCAAAGAACTTGGCAGAGGAGGTTTTGGCTTTGTGTTCCTGGCATCAGCTAAAGATAAAAACAGCAACGTGGCCATTAAAGTgctaaaaaaattcaatatagaCAAAATCCAGCTGGAGAAGAGGGTGCTGCAGCATGTAGCCGGAAATCCCTACATATGCCGCTTATTTGCCACATTCCAAACACCATCATTCGCCTTTCTGGTTATGGAGCTCCTCCCTGGTGGTGATTTGGAGAGACTCCTGGAGGCAGAGGGACCCCTTGATGTCAAGACCACCGCCCTGTGTACAGCCGAAATCATCTGCGGTCTCCAACACATGCACAAGCTTGGCGTAATCCATCGGGACATAAAAACTAAAAACATCACCATCGATCACCAGGGGCACATAAGGATATGTGATTTCGGAGTGGCAGTAGAGAACATGTTCAGGGGCAAAACCATCTTTGGAGGTGCTGGAACCGCCTATTATAAATCCCCAGAAATGATCACCGGTGGCCCCGTTGGTTCATCTTCCGATTGGTGGTCGTTCGGAGTTTTGTTGTTTCGGCTACTTACCAATGAATACCCATTTGGAACATGCAGGACAATGCGGCAACTTAAGGATGTGGTTGTGGCAGGAGATCCCAGATTCCCAGACAATTTCACCACCGAGACAAAGGACATAATAACGAACCTGCTCAGCAAACAGCAACTCAAGCGTCTGGGATATTGTGGAGACATACGCCAGCATCCATTTTATGCTGAAATAGACTGGGAGAGAGTAGAGGCAAAAGCCACAGATCCTCCTTTTCCACCCTGGATGGACACCAGCCCTCCCGCCAGCCTGCCCTCTGACCTGCCCTTCTTACAGGACCAAGAAGGAGACCCCTGTCATCCTGAAGTCCAGACCATCCAAGACTTCTCCTATGAAGATCCTGACTGGCTCCTCCACCAAGAGAGCTAA